One stretch of Pyrenophora tritici-repentis strain M4 chromosome 4, whole genome shotgun sequence DNA includes these proteins:
- a CDS encoding AraJ, Arabinose efflux permease gives MVFTDEEQPLLRIISHDLDTSSNQEQPNGDPADPNDLLDFEPLDPEDPKNWSWGFKWGIVLLLALMAFTVTFTCIGVVPVASTIVRDLDNGHSMSSTNSALLVTIWELGEAAGPLLIAPLSEIFGRRPVMHFCNFGFIAATILAAASQSSTVFIAARMLTGLCVASNVLNPAIIGDIFSSEQRGSAMSLIMLAPLIGGAIGPAISGAIAQTMGWRQILVIAAGLAVFCEVLFLLFFRETYKMAILRRREDERVDSTHEPKSAHAGAKRLWHSITRPFAVLFGSNVLMLLSLFASVAFSYFYVISVSLPGILVENYGFELALTGSSFVSFSIGSFLSVLVCNFTLDRIYIHLRNRNPSGTGKPEYRLPLSIIGGILLPFSVTAYGWIAEYRLPVLLLLASVALMGFTLLLTVVPLSAYVVDACGMYSASAMTGVIVTRCLVGTFLPLTTAPLAERLGYGWGFSCLGALSLGLAVIPVMILKFGEKWRQRSEFTMDS, from the exons ATGGTTTTTACAGACGAAGAACAACCTCTGCTCCGGATCATATCCCATGATCTCGATACCAGCAGCAACCAGGAGCAGCCCAACGGCGACCCCGCGGATCCAAATGACTTGCTCGATTTCGAACCTTTGGACCCTGAGGATCCTAAGAATTGGAGCTGGGGATTTAAATGGGGTATTGTTTTGTTACTTGCGCTGATGGCATTTACAGT AACATTCACATGCATAGGCGTCGTCCCTGTCGCCAGCACAATTGTCCGCGACCTCGACAACGGACATTCCATGTCCTCAACCAACAGCGCCCTGCTCGTCACAATCTGGGAACTAGGCGAAGCAGCGGGTCCCCTCCTCATAGCACCATTATCAGAAATCTTCGGCCGCCGCCCCGTCATGCATTTTTGTAACTTTGGTTTCATCGCCGCCACCATCCTCGCAGCAGCCAGTCAATCTAGCACCGTTTTCATTGCCGCGCGCATGCTAACGGGGCTGTGCGTTGCATCCAACGTGCTCAATCCCGCTATTATCGGGGATATCTTTTCCAGCGAGCAGAGGGGTTCAGCCATGAGTCTTATCATGCTGGCGCCGCTAATTGGAGGCGCGATTGGCCCGGCGATTTCAGGGGCGATTGCGCAGACGATGGGGTGGAGGCAGATTTTAGTTATTGCCGCTGGACTGGCGGTGTTTTGCGAGGTCTTGTTCCTGCTCTTCTTCCGTGAGACGTACAAGATGGCGATTTTGAGGAGGAGAGAGGATGAGAGGGTCGACAGTACGCATGAACCTAAGAGCGCTCATGCTGGTGCGAAGAGGCTTTGGCATTCCATCACGAGGCCATTTGCAGTGCTTTTTGGATCAAATGTTCTCATGCTACTTTCGCTCTTTGCGTCGGTGGCGTTTAGCTACTTTTACGTCATCAGTGTGTCGTTACCTGGGATACTAGTTGAGAACTACGGGTTTGAACTTGCGTTAACGGGGTCATCGTTTGTTTCTTTTA GCATCGGCTCCTTCCTCAGTGTCCTCGTCTGCAATTTCACCCTCGACCGCATCTACATCCACCTCCGCAACCGCAACCCTTCCGGAACAGGAAAACCAGAATACCGTCTCCCCCTCTCCATCATCGGCGGCATCTTACTCCCCTTTTCCGTCACAGCCTACGGCTGGATTGCAGAGTACCGTCTCCCCGTCCTCTTGCTGCTGGCGTCAGTGGCGCTCATGGGGTTTACCCTGTTGTTGACCGTGGTCCCGTTGAGCGCGTATGTGGTCGATGCTTGTGGCATGTACTCTGCGTCGGCTATGACGGGCGTTATTGTGACGAGGTGTCTTGTGGGCACTTTTTTGCCGCTGACGACGGCGCCGTTGGCGGAGAGGTTGGGTTACGGGTGGGGGTTTAGCTGTTTGGGGGCGTTGAGTTTGGGGCTGGCGGTTATTCCGGTCATGATACTTAAGTTCGGGGAGAAGTGGAGGCAGAGGTCGGAGTTTACTATGGATTCTTAG
- a CDS encoding Velvet multi-domain protein: MSNIVVSNETKSQSVRTTKDGRQIRYNLQVIQQPERARACGSGAKSSADRRPVDPPPIVELRVFENDQEITFAYNANFFLHASLENARAIAPGRAPSSAGPSFPVLTGTPVAGMAYLDRPTPAGYFIFPDLSVRHEGKYRLSFALFENLAEVKDLDPEDPDVIYDGNHFVTHRAEVKSAPFTVFSAKKFPGLSESTALSRMVAEQGCRVRIRRDVRMRRRENKSSKEWDEYGDDEGGYDRARGTATPDNYGPPPNAPLDDRPRSVSNASNPSLAPPRRPSMEEMAHSYPASTGYQQQMPPPQNPAYSQMPSYGSNHQYPQQYPTPQPTPTMMQPPHPPQHSAPYSQQHPQHQSYASQHQSQHQSQPTMPMNQQYGYSNYQQQQPQQHYEQVTPTRQEQIAPDYSHPAEYRRPSLTQPPPQQYPAPSHPMQSYNSMDQYSRPQPMSQPLQPLQPLHTSPQSYASSAPSGMHTPSHQALPSLRPIVAEKLEPVSPSYQSPPGSMSATMSVNSDGSNQNYALPKFNPQAQGLPPMSAGSNKRSFSSTFDSRHLNDRMVGGSRPQPSGAGYNYDPESPDMEEPMDRAAMSYRRADGTQRQRHVPEVGV, encoded by the coding sequence ATGTCCAACATCGTCGTCAGCAACGAGACGAAGAGCCAGTCCGTCCGCACTACCAAGGATGGCAGGCAGATTCGGTACAACCTCCAGGTCATCCAGCAACCAGAGCGCGCCCGTGCCTGTGGTAGCGGCGCCAAGTCAAGTGCCGACCGGCGCCCAGTAGACCCTCCCCCAATTGTTGAACTCCGCGTCTTCGAGAATGACCAGGAAATCACTTTCGCATACAATGCAAACTTCTTCCTGCATGCCAGCTTGGAGAATGCTCGTGCCATCGCTCCGGGCCGCGCCCCGTCTTCGGCGGGACCCAGCTTTCCCGTCCTCACGGGTACTCCAGTTGCGGGCATGGCCTACCTCGACCGCCCAACACCGGCAGGCTACTTTATCTTTCCAGATTTATCAGTCCGCCACGAGGGCAAGTACCGCCTAAGCTTTGCACTTTTTGAGAATTTGGCAGAGGTCAAGGACCTGGATCCCGAGGACCCCGATGTCATCTATGATGGCAACCACTTTGTCACCCACCGCGCCGAGGTCAAGTCGGCACCGTTCACTGTCTTCTCCGCCAAGAAGTTCCCAGGACTGTCCGAGAGCACTGCTTTGAGCCGCATGGTCGCCGAACAGGGATGCCGTGTCCGTATCCGTCGTGATGTGAGGATGAGACGCCGTGAGAACAAGTCGTCCAAGGAATGGGATGAGTACGGCGACGACGAGGGTGGTTACGATCGCGCGCGGGGCACAGCGACGCCCGATAATTATGGTCCTCCACCTAATGCACCTCTTGATGACCGTCCTCGCTCGGTATCAAACGCTAGCAACCCTTCGCTAGCCCCGCCTCGCCGTCCAAGCATGGAAGAGATGGCACATAGCTACCCAGCAAGCACTGGCTACCAACAACAGATGCCCCCACCCCAGAACCCTGCATACTCTCAGATGCCGTCTTATGGATCCAACCACCAGTATCCGCAGCAATACCCTACTCCCCAACCGACTCCAACAATGATGCAACCCCCCCATCCCCCACAGCACTCCGCCCCATACTCGCAGCAGCACCCTCAACATCAAAGCTACGCGAGCCAACATCAAAGCCAACACCAGAGCCAGCCTACAATGCCCATGAACCAGCAATACGGATACTCCAACTACCAGCAGCAACAGCCACAGCAGCATTATGAGCAGGTCACCCCCACGCGCCAGGAACAAATAGCTCCCGACTACAGTCACCCTGCAGAATACCGTCGACCATCCCTCACGCAACCTCCACCTCAGCAGTATCCCGCTCCCAGTCACCCTATGCAGTCCTACAATTCCATGGATCAATACAGTCGACCACAGCCAATGAGCCAACCTTTGCAACCTCTCCAGCCTTTGCacacctcgccgcaatcgTATGCATCCTCTGCTCCTAGCGGTATGCATACGCCCAGTCATCAAGCACTGCCGTCTTTGAGACCTATTGTTGCAGAGAAACTCGAGCCTGTCTCCCCGTCGTACCAATCTCCACCTGGCAGCATGTCCGCTACAATGTCGGTCAACTCGGATGGTTCTAACCAGAACTACGCATTGCCCAAGTTCAACCCCCAAGCGCAAGGCTTACCGCCCATGTCTGCTGGTAGCAACAAGCGTTCCTTTTCCAGCACATTCGACTCTCGTCATCTGAACGATCGCATGGTGGGAGGAAGTAGACCTCAACCCAGCGGGGCTGGCTACAACTACGATCCCGAATCCCCCGACATGGAAGAGCCAATGGATCGGGCTGCCATGAGCTATAGGCGCGCAGATGGAACGCAACGTCAACGTCATGTACCCGAAGTCGGCGTTTGA
- a CDS encoding MET17, O-acetylhomoserine sulfhydrylase, with translation MAEELSKNFETLQLHAGHTPDKETNSRAVPIYATTSFVFNDSDHGARLFGLKEFGNIYSRIMNPTVDVFEKRIAALEGGVAALATSSGQAAQFITIAALAHAGDNIIATSNLYGGTYNQLKVFFPRLGIQTKFINGDKPEDFKAAIDDKTKAIYIESIGNPKYNIPDFEKIVAIAHEAGVPVVVDNTFGAGGYFIRPIDHGADIVVHSATKWIGGHGTTIGGVIVDSGKFDWGKHGKRFPQMVEPSDGYHGLKFWDTFGAITFIIRARVEILRDLGAALNPFAAQQLLLGVETLSLRAERHASNALTLAKWLETNENVSWVSYPGLESHPSHALAKKYLPRGFGGVLSFGVTGGGKAGSQVVDNFKLISNLANVGDAKTLAIHPWTTTHEQLSDEEKINSGVTEDLIRISVGIEHIDDIISDFEQSFKKSATKPGEKGKPQNAGNKGDNGASASLSGST, from the exons ATGGCAGAGGAGTTGTCTAAGAACTTTGAGACGCTGCAATTGCATGCTG GACATACGCCTGATAAGGAGACGAATTCGAGAGCTGTTCCCATCTATGCGACTACC TCCTTTGTCTTCAACGACAGCGACCATGGCGCAAGACTATTCGGACTCAAAGAGTTCGGAAACATCTACAGTCGCATCATGAACCCAACTGTCGATGTCTTCGAGAAGCGGATAGCCGCGCTTGAGGGAGGTGTTGCTGCACTGGCAACATCATCTGGCCAGGCCGCCCAATTCATCACTATAGCTGCTCTAGCGCATGCCGGTGACAACATCATCGCTACTTCAAATCTCTACGGAGGCACATACAACCAGCTCAAGGTCTTCTTCCCGCGCCTTGGGATCCAGACGAAGTTTATCAATGGAGATAAGCCCGAGGACTTCAAGGCTGCTATTGACGACAAGACGAAAGCTATCTAT ATTGAGAGTATTGGAAATCCAAAGTATAACATTCCGGATTTCGAGAAGATTGTGGCCATTGCACACGAGGCTGGTGTCCCAGTCGTTGTAGACAACACATTCGGCGCTGGAGGATACTTTATCAGACCCATTGACCATGGTGCGGATATCGTTGTACACTCTGCGACCAAATGGATTGGAGGCCACGGAACCACCATCGGCGGCGTCATCGTCGACAGCGGAAAGTTCGACTGGGGCAAACACGGCAAACGCTTCCCTCAAATGGTTGAGCCATCAGATGGTTACCATGGCTTGAAGTTTTGGGATACCTTCGGGGCCATAACCTTCATCATCCGAGCAAGAGTTGAGATACTACGTGACCTAGGTGCAGCACTGAACCCCTTCGCCGCACAGCAACTACTTCTCGGTGTCGAAACACTGTCGTTACGAGCCGAGAGACACGCTTCCAACGCTCTGACACTGGCCAAGTGGCTTGAGACCAACGAGAATGTGAGCTGGGTCTCATACCCAGGTCTAGAGAGCCACCCGTCACACGCGCTCGCGAAGAAGTACCTACCGCGTGGTTTCGGTGGCGTACTATCTTTCGGTGTCACAGGAGGTGGTAAAGCAGGAAGCCAGGTGGTCGATAACTTCAAGCTGATTTCGAACCTGGCAAACGTCGGTGATGCGAAGACATTGGCGATCCACCCTTGGACTACCACACATGAGCAGTTGAGTGATGAGGAGAAGATCAACTCTGGTGTTACAGAG GATCTTATTCGAATTTCTGTTGGAATCGAACACATCGACGATATTATTTCAGACTTTGAGCAGTCGTTCAAGAAGTCTGCAACGAAACCGGGCGAGAAGGGCAAGCCGCAGAACGCGGGCAACAAGGGCGACAATGGTGCTTCAGCGTCGCTGTCTGGCTCCACTTAG